CCGCGAGCTCGCCCCCGGCGAGATCCCCGGACAGGACGAGATCGTGCACAGCAAGAACGTCACGCCCCTGGCCAACGTCCCCAGCAGCCACCCGGGCGGGATCAACTCCGACCTGGCCTTCCAGGACCAGTACGCCTACGCGGGCAGCTACGACGGCTTCACCATCTACGACATCGGCAACCCCAAGGCGCCCAAGACCGTCGCCACGGTGCTCTGCCCCGGCGGCCAGAACGACGTCTCCGTCTACGGCGACCTGCTCTTCCTCTCCACCGACTCCTCCCGCAGCGACGACTCCTGCCACAGCGTCTCGCAGCCCGCGACGGAGAAGTCCTCCTGGGAGGGCATCAAGATCTTCGACATCAAGGACAAGAAGAACCCCAGGTACATCAAGTCCGTCGAGACCTCGTGCGGTTCCCACACCCACACCCTGGTGCCGGGCGGCCGTGACGTCTACCTCTACGTCTCCTCGTACTCGCCGAGCGAGGCCTTCCCCGACTGCCAGCCGCCGCACGACGGCATCTCGGTCGTCAAGGTCCCGAGGAAGGACCCGACCCGGGCCGCGGTCGTCGCCTTCCCCGTCCTCTTCCCGGACGGCGGCAACCCGGGCGCGCCCGCCAACCCCGGCGTCTCCAAGACGACCGGCTGCCACGACATCACCGTGCTGCCCTCCAAGAACCTCGCCGCCGGCGCCTGCATGGGCGACGGCATCCTCTTCGACATCACCGACCCCGAGCAGCCGCGCGTCATCGACCGCGTCCAGGACAACGTCAACTTCTCGTTCTGGCACTCCGCCACCTTCAACGAACGTGCGGACAAGGTGGTGTTCACCGACGAACTGGGCGGGGGCGGCAGCGCCACCTGCAACGAGGCGACCGGCCCCGACCGGGGGGCCGACGGCATCTACGACATCACCGGCCGCGGCGACCAGCGCAAACTCGTCTTCAAGAGCTACTTCAAGATCCCGCGCCGGCAGGCGGACACCGAGAACTGCGTGGCCCACAACGGCTCGTTGGTCCCGGTCGGCGGCGGCC
This Streptomyces sp. NBC_00539 DNA region includes the following protein-coding sequences:
- a CDS encoding LVIVD repeat-containing protein produces the protein MTSLHTTGARPRSLGAALAAAGLLTTLLAGAGPASATPDPGDLTPGSSFGAVGPRSAATAPDRELAPGEIPGQDEIVHSKNVTPLANVPSSHPGGINSDLAFQDQYAYAGSYDGFTIYDIGNPKAPKTVATVLCPGGQNDVSVYGDLLFLSTDSSRSDDSCHSVSQPATEKSSWEGIKIFDIKDKKNPRYIKSVETSCGSHTHTLVPGGRDVYLYVSSYSPSEAFPDCQPPHDGISVVKVPRKDPTRAAVVAFPVLFPDGGNPGAPANPGVSKTTGCHDITVLPSKNLAAGACMGDGILFDITDPEQPRVIDRVQDNVNFSFWHSATFNERADKVVFTDELGGGGSATCNEATGPDRGADGIYDITGRGDQRKLVFKSYFKIPRRQADTENCVAHNGSLVPVGGGRDVMVQAWYQGGVSVWDFTDSTRPVEIGYFERGPLTTDTLGLGGSWSAYYYRGHIYSNDIVKGLDVLRLDDRRTESAKWVRMDRLNVQSQPAYH